In Candidatus Nitrosarchaeum limnium SFB1, the following proteins share a genomic window:
- a CDS encoding hypothetical protein (hypothetical protein ALOHA_HF4000APKG5N21ctg4g7): MQKYKKYITKGINESLSNVPFHKKAPIKRLSMLSKKTIPDSNIHAAVHIVDVKNKKISKYSTLHKHNADEVNIILSQDKKLVYEIQLGDETYKVISPATIFIPKGVMHKADVISGSGFFVCLILSDKYKTSS, from the coding sequence ATGCAGAAATATAAAAAATACATTACAAAAGGAATCAATGAATCATTATCTAATGTTCCATTTCATAAAAAAGCTCCAATTAAGCGTCTTTCCATGTTAAGTAAAAAAACTATTCCTGACTCAAATATTCATGCTGCTGTCCACATTGTTGATGTAAAAAATAAAAAAATATCCAAATACAGTACACTGCATAAACATAATGCTGATGAAGTAAACATCATTCTCTCACAGGATAAGAAACTTGTATATGAAATTCAACTGGGTGATGAGACTTACAAGGTAATCTCTCCTGCAACTATATTCATTCCTAAGGGAGTAATGCACAAGGCCGATGTTATTTCAGGAAGTGGTTTTTTTGTGTGTCTTATCTTATCTGATAAATACAAAACATCGTCTTGA
- a CDS encoding O-methyltransferase family protein, which translates to MNKKIASVLRSLDRRSTYEEKNYHKVERDQRMLAITRDTGIFYNLLLKTHQPKKILEIGMSVGYSTLWFAGSISKKSKIITIEQNPQKIERAKINFKKAGVSKMIDIKQGVAKDVLTKLSKSKSREQFDFIFIDADKEQYSLYFDLCVPLLKKDGIIAADNILYPTRFKKYIQKYLNHIHKNKRFDSVTVPVGNGQELSFLKR; encoded by the coding sequence TTGAATAAAAAAATAGCCTCAGTTTTACGCTCGCTTGATAGAAGATCCACTTACGAAGAAAAAAACTATCACAAAGTAGAACGTGACCAAAGAATGCTTGCTATTACTAGAGATACAGGAATTTTTTACAATTTATTATTAAAAACACATCAGCCAAAAAAAATACTTGAGATTGGTATGTCTGTTGGATATTCTACATTATGGTTTGCAGGATCTATTAGTAAAAAATCAAAGATCATTACTATAGAACAAAATCCTCAAAAGATAGAACGAGCAAAAATTAATTTTAAAAAGGCTGGAGTTTCAAAAATGATAGATATCAAGCAGGGGGTGGCAAAAGACGTCTTGACTAAACTAAGTAAATCTAAATCCCGAGAACAATTTGATTTTATTTTTATCGATGCAGATAAAGAACAATACTCACTTTACTTTGATCTGTGTGTTCCTTTGCTGAAAAAAGATGGCATAATTGCCGCAGATAACATTCTATATCCAACTCGTTTCAAAAAATATATTCAAAAATATCTAAATCATATACATAAAAATAAAAGATTTGATTCTGTTACTGTTCCAGTTGGAAATGGACAAGAATTATCTTTTCTTAAAAGATAA
- a CDS encoding hypothetical protein (hypothetical protein ALOHA_HF4000ANIW133K13ctg1g22), translated as MQDRTSEWFVPKIGPRNFRIGVGMLFLPYTMIVTCFAIWGSLGGVFVLDRLVAIGVIYFLAVGVSAHCLDAVGGKTKPWGDLPKRKIVSIAISSLVVVFTIGFYYAFLDSPLLIPIGIAEGFFLFAYNLELFGGKFHNNLSTIISWGVLPVFAGSAIQSNSISIETILLSIISASITYLLITTSRKYKHLKREGGNIDKIKNKERILKLITLTVIVVTISFFIVKI; from the coding sequence ATGCAAGATAGGACGTCTGAGTGGTTTGTTCCAAAGATAGGTCCACGAAATTTTAGAATTGGTGTAGGAATGTTGTTCTTACCATATACAATGATTGTAACATGTTTTGCTATTTGGGGTTCACTTGGGGGAGTTTTTGTTTTAGATAGACTTGTAGCAATAGGCGTAATCTATTTTCTAGCTGTTGGTGTCTCTGCTCACTGTCTTGATGCAGTTGGTGGAAAGACTAAACCTTGGGGAGATTTACCAAAAAGAAAAATTGTATCTATTGCAATTTCTTCATTGGTAGTTGTTTTTACTATTGGATTTTACTATGCATTTTTAGATTCTCCATTGTTGATTCCGATAGGAATTGCTGAAGGATTTTTTTTATTTGCATACAATTTAGAATTGTTTGGAGGAAAATTTCATAACAATTTATCAACCATAATATCATGGGGAGTTTTACCAGTTTTTGCAGGTTCTGCCATACAGTCAAACTCTATTTCAATTGAAACGATACTTTTGAGCATAATTTCAGCCTCAATTACCTATTTGCTAATTACAACATCAAGAAAGTACAAGCATCTTAAAAGAGAGGGTGGCAATATAGATAAAATCAAAAACAAAGAAAGAATTCTAAAATTAATTACTCTGACGGTAATAGTAGTGACAATATCATTTTTTATTGTAAAAATTTAG
- a CDS encoding Amino acid transporter — translation MSELKRSIGTFGAASVGIANIIGAGIFVLSGVAAGIAGPAVILSFGIAGIIAMLTALSAAELSSFITETGASYAYTKKAFGRFWSFLVGWFKYFDYMVGGAAVSVGFAAYFTSVFGLEGVLPIVLSAVGLPIILCVLNVLGVKEATRATSVMVLIKIFAIVFLLMIGGFYLIQHFDVGHYTPFFATGFGGMLNGAAVIFFVFIGFNTVTMMSEETKNPQKTIPKALMLAFGVTFALYISVAVLLVGVLDWREVGADAHPLGTIASVVSDNQMFFDFISFSALIAAGSVVLSSILGGTRASFAMGRDRLLPHQFEKISKRFGTPYFSIIIGGGIIVVFAGLFYNNIDTIASIVNFGSLFTYLFVNLSLIKLRRSNPEIIRGFKVPLYPIVPILGAASCIGLMYFLSDSAKYVSIAYAIIGLVVYFFIYKKSKSISNIK, via the coding sequence TTGTCAGAACTAAAAAGAAGCATTGGCACTTTTGGTGCAGCGTCAGTTGGTATTGCAAACATCATCGGTGCAGGAATTTTTGTATTAAGTGGAGTGGCAGCAGGAATTGCAGGTCCAGCAGTCATACTGTCTTTTGGGATTGCTGGAATAATTGCAATGCTTACTGCATTATCTGCAGCAGAGCTTTCGTCATTTATTACAGAGACTGGGGCAAGTTATGCATATACAAAAAAGGCGTTTGGAAGATTCTGGAGCTTTCTTGTTGGATGGTTCAAATATTTTGATTACATGGTAGGCGGTGCAGCAGTCTCAGTCGGATTTGCAGCATACTTCACTTCAGTTTTCGGATTAGAAGGAGTTTTACCAATTGTACTTTCAGCTGTAGGATTACCGATCATTCTATGTGTTCTGAATGTTTTAGGAGTGAAAGAAGCTACAAGAGCTACATCAGTAATGGTTTTGATTAAGATCTTCGCAATTGTTTTTTTGTTAATGATTGGAGGATTTTATTTAATCCAACATTTTGATGTAGGACATTACACTCCATTTTTTGCAACAGGTTTTGGAGGAATGCTAAATGGTGCAGCAGTGATATTTTTTGTGTTTATTGGATTTAATACAGTTACTATGATGTCTGAGGAGACAAAAAATCCTCAAAAGACAATTCCAAAAGCATTGATGCTTGCATTCGGAGTGACATTTGCTTTGTACATTAGCGTAGCAGTTCTACTGGTGGGTGTTTTAGATTGGCGTGAAGTTGGAGCAGATGCACATCCTTTAGGCACCATAGCATCCGTAGTATCTGATAATCAGATGTTTTTTGATTTTATTTCATTTTCGGCATTAATTGCTGCTGGCTCAGTTGTGCTTAGTAGCATTCTCGGTGGAACAAGAGCGAGTTTTGCAATGGGTAGAGACAGATTACTTCCACACCAATTTGAAAAGATTAGCAAGAGGTTTGGAACACCGTATTTTTCAATAATTATTGGTGGGGGGATCATTGTAGTTTTTGCAGGATTATTCTACAACAACATAGATACCATTGCATCAATAGTAAATTTTGGAAGTTTGTTCACATATCTTTTTGTTAACTTGTCTTTAATCAAATTAAGAAGATCCAATCCAGAAATTATTAGAGGGTTCAAGGTTCCACTATACCCAATTGTTCCAATTTTAGGAGCTGCAAGCTGTATTGGATTAATGTATTTTTTGAGCGATTCTGCAAAATACGTATCTATTGCATATGCCATAATTGGTTTAGTAGTATATTTTTTTATTTATAAAAAATCAAAATCAATTTCAAATATAAAATAA